In a genomic window of Telopea speciosissima isolate NSW1024214 ecotype Mountain lineage chromosome 5, Tspe_v1, whole genome shotgun sequence:
- the LOC122662174 gene encoding LOW QUALITY PROTEIN: uncharacterized protein LOC122662174 (The sequence of the model RefSeq protein was modified relative to this genomic sequence to represent the inferred CDS: inserted 1 base in 1 codon), translated as MGQGEEVKTRAEPKVDILERGEIFFFYRPKVDKEEAHNADXVKRLYVVLRPESGERAVEEKQSPDSGKEGSKKEAGEGACGSSQKSSEGGHGSQEVNIEKEPLLRFIVMGRKSLPDPGKKSRPYWGFVEMVTTRIDDVKTALKGEEYDTATKEHRHKPPARALGEGVYRIIRHNSGKKVHTHLIYKLEFPPEGSKNEPQESLNVEREGSFLIQIKNPDQ; from the exons ATGGGTCAAGGCGAAGAAGTGAAGACCAGAGCCGAACCAAAAGTCGACATTCtg GAAAGAGGGGAAATATTCTTCTTTTACAGGCCAAAGGTGGACAAAGAAGAAGCTCACAATGCCG GTGTAAAAAGATTGTACGTCGTTCTTCGGCCGGAATCCGGCGAGAGGGCGGTGGAAGAGAAACAATCTCCAGATTCTGGTAAAGAAGGATCCAAGAAAGAAGCTGGTGAAGGTGCGTGTGGTTCGAGTCAGAAGAGCAGCGAAGGTGGCCATGGCAGCcag GAAGTGAATATAGAGAAGGAACCTTTGTTGAGGTTCATAGTGATGGGTAGAAAAAGCCTTCCAGATCCGGGCAAGAAGAGCAGACCTTACTGGGGATTTGTGGAGATGGTGACTACGAGGATAGATGATGTGAAAACCGCTCTTAAAGGAG AGGAATATGATACTGCAACAAAAGAGCACCGACATAAACCTCCAGCAAGAGCATTGGGTGAAGGAGTATATAGAATTATAAGGCATAATTCAGGCAAAAAGGTGCATACCCATTTAATCTACAAGCTTGAATTCCCACCTGAAG GTTCCAAAAATGAACCCCAAGAGTCACTTAATGTGGAAAGGGAAGGTTCTTTTCTTATACAGATAAAGAACCCAGATCAATAA